A segment of the Acidobacteriota bacterium genome:
GTGGAAGGGATGTCCCGGAAGGGCACCGGGCGCACCAGGACGATGCGATGGCCGGCGAGATCGTCCCGGCCGACGGACACGAAGGTGCCGAGGTCGTAGGCGTCCTCGGGCATCTCGAAAAGCGCGCGGTAGGCCGGAGAATCCTTCGCCAGGAGTTCCCGCAGCCGGCTCTCCTCCCGTGGTGCGAGGGGCGCCGCGGCACCGGTCACCACGCGCGCGTCAACCACTTTCTCGCCTCCCACATCGACCACCACCAGGAAGGTCTCGCCGGTCTGGTAGTCGAAGCTCAACACGGAAGCCAGCAGGCGGTCGTCGGTCTCGTCGGTGGCCGGGAAGCGGGCCACGGAGGTCACCATCTCCTCGGTCACCACCGCCCCCTGCACCCGGAATTCGCCGCGCTCGCGACTCTCACGGGCTTCCGCGGCGATGGCGAGGGCGGACTCGCGCTGTTTCGAGGTCAGCGCGAAGGCACCCTCGTCAGGGGCCGATTCCGGCGCGAGGGTGCGCGCCCCGGCGGCGCAGCCGAGGGTTGCCAGCGTCCAGCCCGCCAGCAGCAGGATTCGAAGAACACGTTCGCATCTCATCGTTGTCTCCCTCTATCTGGTCGAAGCCCACCGCTCATCCCTCGCAGCCGGAATCGGCGGCGACTCAAGTCCCGAGGACGAAAGGTACGGCATGGAAAAGTTAGGGAGTCTTCGAAAAAGAATGTTACCGCCGACGTTGAAATGTCAGTCCGTTGCCGGAGCCGTCGACGCCGCCTCCACCACCGCATCATGATCCGGCAGATCGCGTTCCACATTGCGCACCGATCTGGAGGTCGCGCCCACCAGGGAGGCGACGAGGGCGAGGGTGGCGGTGCCGGCGATCAGCAGACCCATGCCGCCCGCGGCTCCGCTGCCCAGCCAGCCGGCGAGAGCGTCGTGGAGGGAGCCGCCTTCGGTCATCGCCGGGGTCAACCAGCGATCCGCCAGCGGTCCGGCGACGAGCATCGCCGGCAGCAGGCTCGCCTGGGCAATCAGCAAGCGGGCAGAGAACACCCTCCCCTGGAGGGCCGGCGGGACCTTGGCCTGCCAGATGGCCTGGTTGAGGCCGTTGGTGAGGGTCAGGCAGAAGGGATAGACGAAGGCGCCCACCGTCCAGGTCCAAAAGGCGCGGCCGGCGCCGAGCAACACATTCCCGAAGGACGACAGACTCCAGCCGGTGAGCACCCCGACGATGCGCCGGCGGGGACCTCCCCAAGCAGCGAGGGTGGCGCCCCCCAAGGCTCCTCCGATGCCGGCGGCGGCCATCACCTGGCCGAGGGCGAGTTCATCGCCGCCGGTGCGGGCCAGAATCAGCGGCGCCCGTAGAACCACCCCGAAGACCAACAGGAAGTTGCCCACGGCGAAGAGCGTCTGAAGGCCGAGGAGCCCTCGCCGCCCAAAGATATAGCGGAACCCGAAGGTCACCCGCTGCCAGAAGCTCGCGCCCCGCTCATCTTCCCGCTCTGGCTCGGGGACATGCACCAGCAGCAACGCCACGATGGCAACGGCCACGGTGCTGAGGTCGATCGCCA
Coding sequences within it:
- a CDS encoding MFS transporter — translated: MRAFLTIWGGQVVSLVGTAMTRFALLIWAWEVTGKATTLALLMFFQIGSTVLISPYAGTVVDRFNRKKVMILSDLAAGSATLGLLVLLLTGHLAIPHLFIAAAIAGAAEAFQFPAYSAAVTLLLPKRHYARASGMVSFAQSGSMILGPPLAGALLPFIGYTAILAIDLSTVAVAIVALLLVHVPEPEREDERGASFWQRVTFGFRYIFGRRGLLGLQTLFAVGNFLLVFGVVLRAPLILARTGGDELALGQVMAAAGIGGALGGATLAAWGGPRRRIVGVLTGWSLSSFGNVLLGAGRAFWTWTVGAFVYPFCLTLTNGLNQAIWQAKVPPALQGRVFSARLLIAQASLLPAMLVAGPLADRWLTPAMTEGGSLHDALAGWLGSGAAGGMGLLIAGTATLALVASLVGATSRSVRNVERDLPDHDAVVEAASTAPATD